The genome window GGTGAGAGCTGGGATTTAGTAGTCGATGAGGAGACATACTATGAGTAAGATATCTGTGTTGTTGATGCTTTCTAACATCATCTTGGTAATTTGACCATGGGTTGAATTTGAATCTCATTGGTTTGCAAACATTTTGTATCAGGGCCGAGCCTCATTATGGATGGGCTGATGTGGTTGGAGACTCAACACAGTTGTTGTCGATACAACCTCTTGAAAGGCCACCTGGAGTATACCCAGCTATTGACTTCAGCTCGTCACCTCTACCAAAAGATGATCCACCCGGCATGCCTCCTTCGCCTCTCGAATGAATTAGATTGCCAGTAAAAAGAAATTTTCTTTCTAGGCTCCAATTTTGCTTGTAAGGGAACATTCTTTGTAGGAAGTTGATCGACCTCATTCCTGTGTCAATTGGTTCGTTCATTCTTTTGTAGGTTTTCCTTCCACGTTATAGCGTTTTAATGTTCAGAAATAATCAATGCACCGTGATTATATCGCCTTTGCTTACTCATTTGTTCGTGCATAAATGCTTCCCACTACAATTGTACCATGTGGGTAGTAATTCTCAAGAAGATTGTGGGCTTGTTTTTTTTGGTTAGGTGTTTGTACAATCAATTTAATGTGTATGACCTAGGTGGGTCTAACCATGAGGATCAGCATTTGAAGATCCATGTATTTTTAGGCTCTGTGCAGTAGTTATGCTGGATGTATGTATGCAAGTGGGTAGCTAATAAGATAGTTCAAGGTTATTAtttagtttatattttttaatttaattaggtaTGAgtgaatttttaatttatttattctttaaaattttagatggatctaatgattaaaaaaaaatataacttgcATCCGTTAGActagaaaaatgcaaaatttGCATTCCTAACTAGACGAGACTCGTGGACTTATTTTCATCCATAGATCTACATACATTTGGGTTATCCCCAAGGAGTGATTGTAGTATTTCAGTCTTCACGGTAAATGGGTGAAATGTAACACCTCtatgtatatatgaatgtaatataatatttaggAGTAAGAAAGTAATTTCTCTGGTTCCTCATTCCCTATAAATAAGTCATTAAAAGACAGAGAAGGGAACTCATAGATCATTTTCCACTATAACACAAACTCTATCTCAATTCTCTCTCTCGCTTCTTTTGACTCGTAGTTtctctctaagcttgagtctttTTATTGAAAGAGGTTCTCGTCGTATTCTGTCCGATGTATGTTTTTTTCCCAATAGATAGTGTCATCCGTGAGGATCTGACACGAAAAGCTTCATTAAGAAGAAGAGGAGTAGGGAGTATATTCGCGAGCCGGAGCACTGAGCGTGCCCTCGCCTTCACGCGTCACAACCCTCCGCGAGCTCATCCTCACGGTCGTTGGCTCACCGCGTAGAATGACACATGTGGGCGGCGACCCTGGGTGTGCGGACTCGCCATCTTCCCCGTGCTAGCTGTCGTGGTTGCTGGTTTGCTGTGCGGAATGACGCGCGGGCGAAGATGGCCGTCGCGACGCTACGGGCATGTGCGTCGTGTGGGCACAGCACCACTGCCACGGGCCGCAGCTGTCCTCATTGAAATCGCGAGGCATGTCTGCGACTCCAGGACAGAGCACCTCGAAATTCGAAGGCAGTCCCGTGTGGAGAAAAAAAGCCCATACAAGCCTTCGCGCACGAGATAAAAAGCATGTACTCATTTACAACACTTTGAATCAAGGGTACCCTCTAATATTTCGCCACGATAGCTTACTTTCGATCTAGGTGTCGAGCCTGCCGCTTGCCCCTATCGCGTGTGCTGTTTAACGCAAACTCCAACAGAGGTAGTATCTGTACTTTTTGCtttttgctacagtaaaatacaTCTCTCTCCACACTCTCTCCTCAACAAAAGCTCTAAATGTACTTTTTCGTAACTACAGTAATACGGTCGTGATGGAGGAGCCGGCAAATTTGCTATCTGCTGTAGCATAACTCATCACTGTACACTGAGTATACATGTAGGTtcaggggaggaggagagtaataaaaggtagaaaatatagtatttgttggagatgaaaaaataaaaaataatataatagtattagataatgctataatagtattatagaacGTAAATTTTCGAAATTTtcgttagagatggtctaacaCGGTAGGTGAACGCTGCACTAGCTACAAATTGCCATAGGCCTGTCAAAGCAGGCACGCCTAGCCTGGTTACACATCTATCGGACTCTCCGCCTCGATCCTACTACCTATCGCCAGGTTTCTCGGTCTGAGGTCAGAGTCTCTACTAGTTTGTTCTCTGGCAGCTACATCTATGGCGCATCTTGTAGAGGCCATCATGTTCTATACGCTGCATCTATGGCGCAACATGGCAGCAGTAGAAGTTAGCACTTTTAATGTACTTATCACTAGCACCGGCTAGCCACTCCTTTTTAAGCGGCAGTGTACTTAAGCCAGTCCGCGACATGCGAGCCTTGGGTATGGCTAGAAAGATCTACCGTACGTATTACAGGTGGTGTCCTATCACTTATCCTGTCAGCTAGTTGTCCCTAAGTATGTACCAGGAGCAGCATCAATACGAGATGCTAGGCTGCTAGGCTTGTTGATTCAGTGGATTGTTTATTCAATCGAGGCCACAACTAGCTATAAAGAGTGAGGCCAAGAGGCATGCAGCGCCCATCTCTAATAGTAATACTACCTATTCGAGAGGACCACGCGCATCCTCTGGCATGCTGACGCAACGTggcttaaaaaaaaatcaagatacgAGGTTCCTAAGTGCTAAGGGCTTGTACTCAATAGAAGGCAGCTCCACTTGTCACATGTGCTGAGTGGCCAGGCAGCATATAATTATGAGCACGTCTCCCATCTAGGAAGCAGTGTAACTGTTTTGCTCTTGCCGGCTCATCATGCATGAAGGCCGATGAAAAACCAAGGAGCCCCTCGTACCCGATGCAAGCATCACTCACGTTATCTCGTCGGAGCCCTCTCCCCGTGCCTCGACCTCGCCTATCGAAGCCTCTCCGCGTGCCTCAACCTCGCATGCCGGAGCGTCCGCTCGCCGGTCGAAGCCTCCTCGCGCTCGACCGGAGCCTCGTCGGAGCGTTCGACCGAAGCTCCTCTACGCACCTGCCCGGGCTCCTCTTAGAGCCTCGCTGGAGCCTCCCCACGCAGGTCGAAGCCCTCGTTACGCGCCTCAGTCCTGGCCGGAGCCCCTACACACTCTGCACCAGAGGAAGCGCTTCGGACCGCCCAACATGCTGCCTCCCCCTCGCTGTTTCGCCTCCGGAGCCGCCGCtccatgcctcggagtcccctGCCGGCCTACGGAGCCGCAGCTCCACGCCTCTTCGTCCCCTGCCGGCCTCCAAGCTGTAGGTACACGCCCCCGCCTCGCCGTTTCGCTTCTGGAGCCGCCACTCCATACCTCAGAGTCCCCTACTGGCCTCCGGAGCAGTGGCTCCACGCCTCCGTGTTAGACTACTATTATTAGATGGATACTTATCCTTGCTTTTAGCCGTGCATGCTACTATTTTCGTGTACGTGCATGCTAATGTTTGGATAGTCCTGATCGGTGGGTCTCCTTTCTATTTTGCCGAACGCTGTTTCCATGAGTCCGTTTAGATACGAAAGGGAGGCTCGTCCTTATATGTACACGGTCGATCCTCCGATCAATATAACAACGATTATTATCGTTAATCATGGTATCAGTTTGGTTCGATCCAAACCACCGCTTCCGCATCTTCTAGCTGCGCCGCCCCACTCCATCGACGCCCATGGTCGACGATGTCGCTCGTCTCACCTTAGAGCAGCGCGTCGCCGCGTTCACTCCCGAAGAGCGCCGCGAGGCTGCTCGCCAAGAAGCTGCGCGCCTGGAGGCTGAGCGCCTGGAGCAAGAACGTCGTGATGCCAACGCCCGTGCCTTGGTCGTCGCCGGTGAGGTCGCCGCGGCCACCGCCGCCCTCCACGCTCAAGCGGCGGCGATTCTCAACATCAAGTCTCTCGTGCCCATCGTCCTCGACTTCACGTCGCCCCACTTCAACCGATGGTGCGGTCTCTTCCTCAACACCCTCGAGCGTTATGCGCTCGCCGACGACGTGCTCTCGGACGACGATCGCTCCGACAATGCCTCGTGGAAGCGCATGGACTGCACCATCCTCTCGTGGCTCTATGGCACGATCACCCCTGAGCTCCTTGAGGTCGTCATGAATCGTGAGGAAGGCCCTCCCACCGCTCGCATTGTATGGCTGGGGCTCGAGCAGCAATTCATCGGGAACAAGGAGACCCGTgccctcctcctcgacgccgaaTTTCGCACCTTCGTCCAAGGCAGTTTGTCGATCTCCGACTATTGTCACCATCTTAAATCCATGGCCGACCAACTCGCCGACCTCGGTGAACCTGTTCGTGATCGCACCCTGGTTCTCAACGTCCTCCGCGGCCTCAACGATCGGTTCGCCTACATGGGCGCCCTGATCCAGCGTCAGCGGCCGTTCCCGACGTTCGCCGAGGTGAAGTCTGACCTCTGTCTTGACGAGATCAACATGAATGCCAAGAAAGGACACTCGCCCCAGGCCCTCGCCGCCTCGGCTCCTCGCGCTCCCACGCCACCACCCTACAATCCTGCCGCCGGGGCCAACATTGGTCGCAAGCAAACCCGGCGCGGTGGCAAGAagaacggcggcgctcctggTCCGACGCCCCCgagcgctccctgggctggttTCCTGTCGCGGCCCACTACTGCACCGCCGGGGTGGCAGCCTGCCTTCGGCACTTTTCAGGCGTACTAGGCCGGCCCACCAGGTGCTCCCCAGAGCGCGCCTGGCTCACAGCGGCCGCAAGCCTTCTACGCGGACCAGCACGTGCTGCTCGGGCTGCCCTCGCTGGCTCCGCTTCCTGGGCCGCCCCCGCTGGCTCCGCTCCCCGGACCGGCCCACGGCCTGCTGCCGCCTGCTGCTCCGTTTCAGCAGCCCCCACCGGGTTTCGCTGGCCCGTCTTACCCTCCTGGCTGGGTCAGCCATCCTGGTGGCCTTTCGTGGGACCCGAATGCTTTGGCCTCCACCTTCCACACGATGACACTGCAACCGCCACCGACCCATGAATGGTACATGGATACTGGTGCTGAGACTCACATGACATCAAACTCCGGTAATCTTTGTGCTTCCCAACCACCTTCTTTTTCTACCCCATCCAACATTGTTGTCGGTGATGGTTCTCTTTTACCTGTTACTCACACTGGCTCCGTGACCTTTCCCACCGCTCAGGGTTCCCTTCACTTAAATAATGTTCTTGTCTCTCCACAACTTATTAAAAACCTTATTTCTGTTCGTCAATTCACCATTGAAAATAGATGTTCTGTTGAATTTGACCCTTACGGTTTCTCTGTGAAGGACCTCAGAACCCGGAGCGTGATCGTCAAGTGCAATAGTTTCGGCCCACTATACCCCCTCCTGTCATCGGTCTTTCGACCTTTGGCACTCGCAGCCGGCATCACCCCCACTCTTTGGCATCGGCGTCTTGGACATCCCGGTCATGAGGCTTTGTCTCGTTTAGTTTCATCATCTGCTATTTCTTGTATTAAGAGCGAGTCTGAACATTTGTGTCATGCTTGTCAGTTGGGCCGCCACGTGCGTCTCCCCTTTAGTACTTCTAGTTCGCGAGCAACCAATaattttgatttaatacattgtgaCCTTTGGACCTCTCCAGTTCTTAGCATCTCTGGTTACAAATATTATTTAgtcattcttgatgattgctcCCATTATCTTTGGACTTTTCCTTTACGCCTAAAATCTGACACTTTTTCCACCCTCACTCAATTTTTTACTTATGTCTCCACTCAGTTTGGTGCCACCATTAAGAGTGTTCAGTGCGACAATGGACGTGAGTTTGATAACTCCTCCACCCGCACGTTCTCTCTCACCCATGGTGCCACCCTCCGCATGTCCTGCCCATACACCTCGCCACAGAACGGTAAAGCCGAGCGCATCATTCGCACCACAAACAATATCATTCGCTCCCTCCTTTTTCAGGCTAGCATGCCCCCGTCCTACTGGGTTGAGGCCCTACACACAGCCACCTACCTCCTCAACCTCCACCCCACTAAGACCTTAGCTTCTTCCACGCCTTTCTATGCGCTCTACAAGACCCAGCCATCCTATACCCACCTTCGAGTCTTTGGGTGCCATTGTTACCCCAATCTCTCCTCGACTGCGGATCATAAATTGGCTCCTCGTTCTGTTGCCTGTGTATTTCTTGGGTATCCCTCTGAGCACAAGGGGTATCGCTGTCTTGATCTCTCCACTAATAGGATCATCATCTCCCGTCATGTGACCTTCGATGAGACCTCATTTCCTTTCTCCGAGGTTTCCTCACCCCCTTCATCCGACTTTGAGTTCTTATCGGAGTTTGATGTTGCACCTGCTATTCCTATTGGTCCCTCATGTGCTCCAGGTATTGACGCTGCATTACGCACCGCTGCCCCTGTTGGCACCTCGCCACAGGTTGCTGCCAGCGGTGCCTCGACGCCCATCTCCAGCACAGCACCCGCGGCTCCTGGGCCTGCCACGGCCTGTGAGGCTCCCAGCACGGCTGCCTCCTCTGGGCCTAGCGCGGCCTGCGGGGCTCCCTGCGCGGCTGCTTCCCCTAGGCTTGGCGCGGCCCAGGCGGGCAGGCTTGGCATGGCCCACGCGGACAGGCCTGGCGCTGCTTCTCCTGAGCCTGGCGTGGCCCATGCGGGCAGGACTGGCGCAGTCTTGTCTCCTGGCCTCGGTGCTGCTGGGCTGGGCCCCGCCTCCACCAGTGGGCCTCGCGCAGCCGGCGCGCCCGGAATGCCCGCGCCACTGTCTGGCGCGTCCTCGCCTCCGCTTGTCGAACGTCCACCGCCTCCCAATGCCGTGCTCGTTCCACCTGAGGCCAATGAGCACGTCATGATGACGCGCGGGAAGCGCGGTTTCCGTCAACCAAAGGTGCCATTTGATCTGCACACTGCTGCCCTGTCTCCAATACCAAAGTCCTATCATGGGGCCTTGGTAGATCCAAATTGGAGGGCAGCTATGTCTGAGGAGTTCTCTGCTCTACTGGATAATAACACTTGGGACTTGGTTCCTCGTCCTTCTGGCACCAATATCGTGACTGAAAAATGGGTTTATCGTCACAAGCTTCGTCCAGATGGTTCACTCGAGCGATACAAGGCCCGTTGGGTTCTTCGTGGCTTCACACAACGTCCTAggattgattttgatgagacCTTCAACCCGGTGGTTAAACCCACCACTATTCGCACGTTCATCAGCTCGATGTGAAGAATGAGTTCTTGCATGGCACTCTTGATGAGACCGTTTATTGTGTGCAGCCTGCTAGTTTGGTTGACAGTTCTCGCCCCGACCACGTATGTCGCCTGAACAAgtctctttatggtttgaagcaaGCCCCTCGTGCCTGTTACAGTCGCTTTGCCACTCATATTTTCTCTCTCGGTTTCGTGAGTGCCAAGTCCGACACATCACTATTCATATATCGGCGTGGCAGTGATACAGTCTACTTGCTcctctatgttgatgatattgttcTGACAGCTTCCTCAGTGTCTCTTCTTCAGCGGGTTATTGCAGCACTACAGCATGAGTTTTCTATGAAGGATCTTGGTCCTCTGCACCATTTTTTAGGCCTCACCGTTACTCGTCAGGACGGTGGATTTCATCTTTCTCAGCGCCAGTATATTCTTGAGGTTCTTGAGCGCGCCGGTATGGCCAATTGCAAACCGTGCTCCACCCCTGTTGACACATGCAACAAGGTTTCTGGCACCGAGGGGAATCCCGTTGCTGATCCGactctgtcggaggatgaactcatgtcgcagggatcccgagagacccctttttaaagattcggccggggggatgatcctgaacgagcttgtcgaggaaataaatgggaacggaaataaatgcagcggctggtggtgggggatgatcgacctagtgcaaaaaagatggatgcaccggggtttagacaggttcgggccgcacgggggcgtaacaccatactcctgtgtgagcgctatatctttccttgaagggaattcttcaaggatgtatctggttacaagggtgtgctgtctacagagagcttgaggctcccgtgttctagctctgctcgagcttgtctgcgatgttcttgttctatcgtGTTCGTCGCGCTTCTTCTATGTCTCCTGTTTATGCTGTCTTGTCTGACCTGGACTGGCTTCTAATCTTGAATCATCGACTGGGGCTCTCtttttatgtgttctccatcctttccttttataggcgcgccgacctcgacttatcctgaatgggaaagagggggcgtgaatgccaaggtgccacggagaaaggtaccatcattccgttttggcgaagtgacaggggcggtggaataatgcggcgtgcatccgaccacccgccactgtggatgtcctccggcgccattaagagggcccaccgggcagccatagaggtgcctggtgcgcccaccctgtcttgttcttctgccggggcagggtggcaggcggagcgcttcgattctggcaacgttatcccgaggcacccggatgaaacgggacgggacccgtgcatttaatggacccacacccccctgccaaagcatggcagggtctgacactagggcgtgggcatctgagaatgtcaggatgtcaggatgtcaggccgcgcgtgacTATTGAATGCggtattggacctttgactggctgacaccccgctgatgggacccttcgggtcgtcaggcgatcttgcgtgaaccttcggggaaccagacgctcgggggctgccacgtgcagccccgagcacttcggtgagaccttcggggaaccgagtcctcgggggctgccacgtgcagccccgagcaccctctcccgagcactccggtgagaccttcggggaaccgagtcctcgggggctgccacgtgcagccccgggcactctctcccgagcacttcggtgagacattcggggaaccgagtcctcgggggctgccacgtgtagccccgagcactctctcacaagcacttgggtgagaccttcggggaaccgagtcctcgggggctgccacgtgcagccccgagcactctctcccgagcacttgggtgagaccttcggggaaccgagtcctcgggggctgccacgtgcagccccgagcactctctcccgagcacttgggtgagaccttcggggaaccgagtcctcgggggctgccacgtgcagccccgagcactatctcctgagcactttcttcccggtcctGGGAccctgcgggtcatcggggaactggggtgctcgggaaccagaggttgcggccccgagcgccttctcccggaactttagtttcttctcatcctgcagggtggacctcacgggatggtgacacgtggcggacggccggcctggtctcgggactcagggacccctggttcctgatacaccgacagactcACTATCGCGGGCTGGCTGGTGCCTTACAGTACCTCACCTTCACTCGCCCAGATATTTCTTATGCTGTCCAACAGGTGTGTCTTCACATGCATGACCCCCGGGAGCCACACTATGCTCTCATCAAGCGCATTCTTCGCTATTTGCACGGCACATTGGATCATGGCTTGCAGCTTCGTCGCACAGATGTCTCCAATCTGGTTGCTTACTCTGATGCAGATTGGGTTGGTTGTCCTGACACTCGCCGCTCTACTTCTGGGTATGCAGTTTTTCTTGGTAATAATCTCGTCTCCTGGTCTTCGAAGCGCCAGCCTACTGTCTCTCATTCCAGTGCTGAGGCTGAGTATCGTGCGGTTGCTAATGCTGTTGCCGAGATGACTTGGTTACGCCAGCTTCTTCAGGAGTTGCATATTCCTCTCCAGCGCGCCACTATTGTTTTCTGCGACAATATCAGTGCTGTCTATTTCTCTACGAACCCGGTGCAGCATCAGCATACCAAACACATCGAGATTGATCTTCACTTTGTCCGAGAACGAGTAGCGGCTGGTGCGGTTCGAGTGTTGCATGTTCCTACCTCCTCCCAGTATgctgacatcttcaccaagggacTGCCGTTGTCGATATTCACTGAGTTCAGGTCCAGTCTGAACGTTCTCCCTTGTGGCTAATCACGCTCCgactgcggggggggggggggggtgttagacTACTATTATTAGATGGATAGTTATCCTTGCTTTTAGCCATGCATGCTACTATTTCCGTGTACGTGCATGCTAATGTTTGGATAGTCCTGATCGGTTGGTCTCCTTCCTATTTTGCCGAACGCTGTTTCCATGAGTCGGTTTAGATACGGAAGGGAGGCTTGCCCTTATATGTACACGGTCAATCCTCCGATCAATATAACAACGATTATTATCGTTTATCACTCCGCGTTCCCTGCTGGCCTCCGAGCTGCAGCTACGCACCTCCGCGTCCACTACTGAGGGGAGCACTAACTGTCTCTCTAAGCCTTGCTATCAACTTCATCTCTTATCTCCACCACAAGAACTCCAGATGGTCCTACCTTTATCGAGTCGCGTCGCGTCCACCGCTGAGGCGGTCACATATTACCCATTCGGTCTCTTTGTAGATTCCATCTCTGCCCTCCGCCGTAAGACTGGACTATTTTACCACCGTTAAGCCTCACCACGTGTACCGCTAAAGAGTCACGAGCTGCTCCTCTTAGTCTCACCGTTGACT of Phragmites australis chromosome 3, lpPhrAust1.1, whole genome shotgun sequence contains these proteins:
- the LOC133912795 gene encoding uncharacterized protein LOC133912795 — its product is MVDDVARLTLEQRVAAFTPEERREAARQEAARLEAERLEQERRDANARALVVAGEVAAATAALHAQAAAILNIKSLVPIVLDFTSPHFNRWCGLFLNTLERYALADDVLSDDDRSDNASWKRMDCTILSWLYGTITPELLEVVMNREEGPPTARIVWLGLEQQFIGNKETRALLLDAEFRTFVQGSLSISDYCHHLKSMADQLADLGEPVRDRTLVLNVLRGLNDRFAYMGALIQRQRPFPTFAEVKSDLCLDEINMNAKKGHSPQALAASAPRAPTPPPYNPAAGANIGRKQTRRGGKKNGGAPGPTPPSAPWAGFLSRPTTAPPGWQPAFGTFQAY